The DNA segment TGGGGTATACGCTTGGTGATGCCCAACTGAAGGTCAAAGGGCAGTGGCTCGGTAGTGCTGCCAGCCACATAGGGGTTCAGCTGTCGGCCTATGTTCTGTGCCACAGCACCTATTTGCACATCCCACTTCTTATAGTCGTAGTAGGCCCCTATATCCATTGCCAAGCCCCAGGAGCTATAGGTATATAGATGAGAATTGATGACTTTCAGATTTGCGCCTACACTTAGGTTCTCGGCCACTTGCCTGCCCCAGCCTGCATTCAGGGCTACATCGCCCGCGCTAAAGCTACCTGTCCGATTGCCAAAGGCATCGGCCTCGGTAAAGCTGCCGTACCCTAAGTACCGAATGCCCAGCTGCACGGTGCCCAGCTGGGGATAGTGGCGGCTATAGCCCACCGTACCATAGTTGGTATTGCCCAGAAAGTCGATCCAGCTGGCGTATGCCTTTTGGTGCATGTCCGGGTTTAGCAGGGCTGGGTTCATCAGCGCCAGGGCGTTGTCTGTGTTCTGCACGGATATATAGGCGCCCCCCAGCGCCGTCTGGCGGGCACTGGTGTGCAGCCGAAGAAAATCGAATACGGCACGGCCTCCCACCTGTGCCTGCACAGCCGCTACCAGCATTAGGCTGCCAAGCCACAAACTTGCGAGCAGCTGCTTATACATCCTGGTTCTATTCATGCACACAAATTAAACGGATTCGGTGGCCCATTATTGGCTGGGTGGCAGAAAATGTGGTACACCAGTGTGCCAGGGAATATCTGTATATTTGCTCTTTCCCAATTATCAAGAAAAAATGGATGTATTCGACAAAATAGACCGCCGCATGCAGAGCGACTTGGGCAAGTATGCGGAAATAGGCCACGGTTATCTAAGCTTCCCAAAGCTAGTGGGAGACATTGGGCCCCATATGGAGTTTCGGGGAAAGCAACTGCTAAACTGGAGCCTAAATGACTATCTGGGGCTAGCCAACCACCCCGAGGTACGGGCAGCAGATACAGAAGGCGCGCGCCGCTGGGGCCTGGCCTCGCCTATGGGTGCACGAATGCTGACCGGTAATACAGACTACCATGAGCAACTGGAGCAAGAGCTGGCTGCATTTGTAGAGAAAGAAGACGGCTTTCTGCTAAACTATGGCTACCAGGGCTGTATGTCCATCATACCTGCTATTACCGACCGGAAGGACGTGATTGTGTACGATCAGCTGTGCCACGCCTGTATTATAGACGGTATGATGCTGAGCCTGGCAAAGCGCTTTGTGTTTGCACACAACGACATGGAGCAGCTGGAAGACCGGCTGAAAAAAGCAGAAGCCATTGTAAAAGAAACCGGAGGCGGCATCCTGGTGATCACCGAAGGCGTATTCGGCATGAAGGGCGATACGGGCCGTTTGGACCTGATTGCCGCACTGAAGAGCAAGTACAGCTTCCGCCTGATGGTAGACGATGCACACGGCTTCGGTGTAATGGGTGCCCACGGACGCGGCACAGGCGAATACTATGGGGTACAAGACAAGATCGATATCCTGTTCGACACCTTTGCCAAGAGTATGGCCCTGATTGGTGCCTTTGTGGCCGGTGAGAAAAAACTGATCAACTACCTGCGCTACAACCTGCGCAGCCAGATCTATGCCAAGAGCCTGCCCATGCCGCTGGTGTGGGGAGCCCTGAAACGCCTGGAGCTGCTGCGTAGCAAACCTGAGCTGCGCGAAAAGCTGTGGACCATTACACACGCCATACAGAATGGCCTGCGCCAGCGGGGCTTTGACATAGGTGAGCTAAACACGCCGGTAACGCCCGTGTATATGAATGGTAGCGACGTAGAGGCCATGAACATTGTGGCAGACCTACGGGGTAACCACCGCATTTTTACCTCTGCCGTTGTATACCCGGTGGTGGAACGTGGGGTCATCATTCTGCGCATCATCCCCACCGCCAGCCATAGCCTGGAGGATGTAGAACGCACCCTGGCTGCCTTTGAGGACATACGTACAAAACTGAATGCCGGTGCCTATGTGGATAAAGTGCCGCAGTTGAGTTGAGAAAAAAACAGGAAAAAAGCCCTCAAAAATGATTTTGAAAGGCTTTTTGCATTTATTTGCATCCCGTAAACTGAAAAACCTTTAATTATGAGTAACCCCTATTCCGAGATTAAACAGATGGTAGAAGAGCTGGAAGGAGATTTCCAGAAATTCTTTGAGAAAGGCAACAAGGCAGCCGGCACCCGTGTACGCAAGGGCCTGATGGACCTTCGCAATCGCGCACAAGAAATCCGCAAAGAAGTGCAGGACTCTAAAAACAATGCCTAACTACACTCGGCAAAAAAGACAAAGGCTACCAAATGGTAGCCTTTTTTTATGAACCAGCTCGCGAAAGGCAGCGCGGTTAGCATAAAACGCTCCAGGCTAAAGCAGGTTTGCCTAAAAAATGGGCAGGAACGGATTATGCAACCTGTGCAGAACTTATTCCAGGCCGAGTCATGCCGCCACGCTTAGGCAGGGATATTTTTAAGATTCAGGAAAAGACACTGCCCCTCCCCCACCCGCAAGGGATCTATCTGAACCGCTCGTGCAAACGGCCTATGCAAGGCTGCTGGTTAGGCGGGCAATCTCTAAAAGCAACAAGCAGGATCAAAAAAAGAGGGCCTCATGGCCCTCTAAAAGTTACTCTACAGCAAGCTGGCACCAAAGGGGTTGGCTACTGATCCAGCACAATTACACGCTCCGTGTACACCCTACGGGCCGTAACTACTTGAACGTGGTAACTACCGGCAGCCAGTCTGCCCACGGGTAGGCTGTGCAGGCTCTGGCCTGCACTGGCCGCCACGGTTTTGGTGAACAGTACCTTTCCTAATACATCCCTTACCACGATCTCTACCGGCTCATCTGCTTCCAGCTGTAGCACCAGGCTGATCTGTTGGCCATTCAGTGCGGGGTTGGGGAATACGCGCACACGTTCGTCTGCTGGGGCACCGCCACTGCGGATCAGCAGCACCGTATTGCTATGGGTTACCCGGCCATCCAGGTCTTGCTGCTGCACGCTGTAGTAGTAGTGCGGAGTGGTCATAGAGGCCACCTCCATATCCAGATGTTGGTAGGCCACGGGCTGGCTGGTGGTACCTACGGCAGAGCGCCAAGCCACATCGGTCCAGGTGATGCCATCCAGGCTGCGCCGCAGGGTATAGCCATAGGCATTGGTCTCGCTATCTCCCGTCCAGTATAGTTGGGCATCTCTTCCATCCCACTTGCCTGCCAGCACCAGGTTTTCCACGGGCAGTACAGTCTGAAAGTCGGGCATGAAGGTGAAATCGCTAAAGGCATCATTTCCGATTGAGCCAAGGTTATTACTCACATCATGAGACACACCCAGGCTTTGCGGAGATAGTCGCCAGTTATTTGGCTGGGTATAGGCCGTACTGTAGGCACCGGCTACCTTAACCATATCCAGTTCTTCACTCAGATCTGCAGGCACAAAAGGCAGGTCTACATTATGGTAATTAAAGGTACCAACATAGCCCCCAGCAAAGTTAACGGTTCCGCGCTCCAGGGTCCAGAATCGGTTGATAGCAGTGGCCAGTGTGGGATGCCTGTGCTCGCGCACACGGCCCAGCAGGGTTCCAGAGCCGGTAACGCTCGCAAAACTGATCTCACACGGGCTGTATTCATCGCCACCTAGCGGGAAGCTGTGGGCTACATCCGTGCCCGTAGCATACTCCCACACACAGTAACCATTTTCCGTGGCCACTAGGTAGCCTGTTTGCTGGCCTGCACCCGTAACCGTAGCTGCACTTGCCAGGGTAATGTTCTGGTTACCCAACACCACTTTGGCACCCGTAAAGCGGATGTCCGTATTTACGCGGGTGTTCGCTCCGCCCAGTGCCTTATTGCTCAGCACAGAGGCCGACGGGCTGCTTACTTGTAGCCTGCCATACTTGCCTGCCCACATAGTTTGGGCATTTCCATTGTAGTGCACCAGGCTGTTGTCATCATTATTCAGCTTTGCCGCGTTCATTACCGCAAACTCGCCGGTAATGACCAAGGTACCCAGGTTATAGATATCCGTGTTGCTGATGAGCTGGGCCGCATCGGGCGGAAGGGTAGTGCTCACTACACTATTGGGATCTGCAGAGCCATGGGGCATGCGCAGGATAACACCACTGGCCACCGTAAGCCGTGCACCAGTCCGAACCAGCACCTGATCCACGCCATTAGGAATGGTGAAATTGTAGTTCACATTGTGACGTATGTGCACATAGCGGCTCAGCGCGGTGGGATACTGCACCTGCAGGCAGCTGTTGTTCACAAAGCTGGCCGAAACCCAGGTGGAAGTAGCAACATCCCACACCTCCCAGATGCTTACATCGGTCCAGCTTCCATCGGCAATAGTGCGGTAGTCCAGCGGGGGTATATTGCAGCTACCCACGCTTATTGGGCCTACTGTAGTCTGCCCACTGCTGGTCTGGCTGTACATATCGGCAGAGGTACCGCTGCCCAGGGCAGGCTTCAGGTTTTCAACTCGCGCCCAGCCCGTACCGCTGTTGAACACACCATTGGCCGAAGAGGCGCGGTCAAATCCGGCATTTTCATCTGCTGCAACCCAGTAGGTCGTAATCGCCAGGTTGCTACCCCCTGGAACGCTTTCACTCAGGTGCCAGGTGCGGTTAACCGAAGTGGCTGCGGTCAGCTCGTCCTGGGCGAAAATCAGGTCATTTGCAAAATTGGGCTCTACACGCAGGCTGTAGTTGTCTACAGTGCCATCATTGTCTACCAGCAGCGGGTTATAACTGGCGGTACTGCTGCCTACGGGGTAGAAGAATGGCGTACTTCCAACCGCATCTTTGACCACCGAACCAAACTGATTGGTGACAAAGTAACCGGCTGAAGGGCCGAAGCCAGACAGAGTGGCGGTGCTCCGTAGCGCTATGTTTCTATTGCCCAATACAATGAAGGCATTGCTGAATTGCACGCCAGTCCGCACCTCGGTATTGGCACCCCCTACCGCTTTGCTACCGCTGCCAGTTACCTCTAGCCTGCCATATGAGCCGTTCCACATGGTCTGATTTCCGGCCAGTGTATAGGCTACGGTACTGTTATCACTGTTCTGTAGCAGGCCAGATCCCGTTGTGGTAAAGGTGCCGGCTATCTCCAGGCGGCCCTCATTTACCAGGTCATAGGTACCCTTATCTACCACTCCCAGGTTGCTACCCACCGGTATGCGTAGCAGCCCTGCGGCCGATATGGTGGTTTGGTCAATGCCAAAGGGATTGTTGGTTGTGTTAAAGGCACCAGCCGTATTGTACAGCAGATTGTACACAACGGTGTGCTGTACCAATACGGAGTCGCTCTGCGCAGTGGGATAGGGTATTGTACCACAGGCAAATACGAGGTTCTCAGCTGGCACCCACACCCCTGTTGTCGGATTTTTTACTTCCCAGGTAGTAAGGGCATTCCAGTTTCCATTATCCCTGGAACGATAGTCCAGGCTAGTTATATCTTCCTCATTTACCCGTATAGGCTGTATGCTGCTCTGGCAGGCTGCATTTGTGGCACGCACGCCATACACACCCGTGCCCACCGTGTAGCTGCTGGCAGTGCCCAGTGTGGTGGTAACGGCAAGCGTGGTAGGATTCAGGGTAAACCACTCATAACCAGCGCCGGCAGATACCGTTGCCGTGATGGTGGCAGAGCCGCCTGGGCATACCAGCTGGTCGCTTCCGGGCGTAACGACGGGCAGCGGCAGGATGCTGACAACAACCTGGTCGGTGGAGGTAGCGCAGGCGCCCGGCAGAGATGGGTCGGTGACCGTGAGGGTATAGGTAGTGGTGGTGGTGACCGTGGCGATGGGCTGGGCTACATTGGTAGCGCTGAGGCCCGTAGCAGGCACCCAGCTGTAGGTATAGCCTGCCATAGCCGGAGATCCCAGTGTGGTGGGTGTGGGGGTAGGGCTTTCGCAAAAAGTTCGATCTGCACCTGCAGCAGCCACAGGGCCGCTCAGCACCACCACGGTAAAGGTGTTCTCTACTTGCTCTGCGCATCCACCCGGGTGCGTGAAGTTGATACGCCCCAGATACTGTGTAGTGGTAGCCGGAGTTACCGTAATAGTAGGGGTTGTGGCGCCGGTAGACCACCAATAACTGACAGAGGTAGCACCGGCAGCTGGTGCCACAGTGATGTCTAGCGTAACGGGTGTGCCTGCACACAAACTCTGCTGCGGCGAGGATTCATTGGCCAAAGCAATGGCATAGTTCCACGAAGCAGCTCCGTCATAGGGCCCACCCTGGTAGAACAACGGCTCCACACAGGGGTTGAGCACGTCCGCCGTAGCCCCATCATAGGGCCCACCCTGGTAGAACAGCGGCTCCACACAGGGGTTGAATACGTCCACCGTAGCCCCATCATAAGGCCCACCCTGGTAGAACAGCGGCTCCACGCAGGGGTTGAGCACGTCCGAAGTGACTCCATCATAAGGCCCACCCTGGAAAACAGGCTCCAAGCCTGCCAAAAAGCATGAATCGAGTGTCTCGGTACAATTCCCGTTTATCAAGGTCAGGCTAACCAGGTTTTCGCCATCATTAACAAAAATTATGTTCGCCGGATTTTCATCCGTTGAGGTTCCACCACTGGCAAAATCCCAATACCAGGCAAGCGCATTAGTTGAGTTTGAGGAAAAGTTGTATGGAGTATCGGCTATCACCTGCTCGCAGCCATTCTCTACACCCCCCGTAGCCGGAGAGGTAACACTGATAGAACCGGTGGGCTTCAGGTCAATGTCATAAGGAATGGAGAGGGTAGCCACCAGGTTTGGCATGAAAGCCGTGTTTCGCACGGTAAGGCGAATGGTATAGGTACCTTCGGCCGTGTAGGTGAACGAAGGTTCGAAATCTGAAGAGGTGGAAGCAGCAGGATCACCAAACTCCCATTCATACTCAATATCGGAGCCTTGGGTAGAGAAGTTTGAAAATTGAACTGGCTCATTTACGCAGCCCCCGGCAATGGTAAAGTTTACAATGGGCAACAAGGGATTGAGCGGATTGCAATCCTGATCTGTAGTGGGGGCAGTTACAGCAAAAAGATTGACAGTACCGACAGCAGCAGCAGGAACCACCACCTGCACATAGTAATCTCCAGTTTGCATGCAGTTCAGGGTAAACTCGGTAAGTGCGTCCGAGTTGCACGGGCCAGCACTGAGGGCCGTGCAGGTGCCATACAGCACGCGGTAGCGGATATTTGAGGGAAGGGCATTGGTATTTTCCTCCAGGCGGAAGCGCAAATCCACCTTCTCTGTTGCGGCTACAGCCACCTTAAACCAGGCAGACTTATAGTTGGTAGGGCCGAAAAGACAGCCCATATTACTGCCATCCTCGCCAAAACCCTCGCCTATGGTGTGGCAGTCAATATTGACCGATCCGGATGCTGAGGTAAGCAGGCCGGGCACATGGGTAAGCTGAATATTAACCGCCTCAGACTCCGGGTCCGTAGAAGTACACAAGTCGCCACGCTGAGGGATGAGCCATACACGGGGCCGTACCTGCTCGATGGTATAGCCACAGCCCGTAAGCAGCACATAGTACCGGCCAGGGCTTAGGCAGCCCTCGCTCCAGGGCTGGCTGTTCGCAAAAAGAGTGCTCGTCGTAACCCGGTCGCTGGCATCCAGGCTGGCACAGTCAGGGGCCTTGTACACCTGGATGTTATCGGCATCTGCATAAACCTGGTTGCCGGGGTTGATTTCGTAATTGATACGAAGCCTACCCGAAAACGTACTCTCGAATGTGTACCACAGGGTGCGGTTGCCACAGCCATTTGGGTCGGTAGCACTTCGGGTGGCACAGGAGAAAGAAGCCCAATTACCCACCGTCACGCCAGATGGCAGCACGCCCATGTTGGCTGCATTTAGGTTCGGGTTGGCATCCCCCCCCACAGAAGTCGTGCACTAAAGGTAGATTATCAAATCCCTCGTGCTGCACGCTTACGTCCACCTGTCCATTTACGTAGTTAAATACGTTGTTGTCTACAATAACATAGTACCGAACCCTGCCTGTTTCGGTGCAGGGGTTGCGCTCAAAGGTAACGGAGTTTCGGTCCTCTGGGCACCAATTTGGTGCCGTCCGGCTGTTATCGATAAAGCGGAGGCCCTGTGCCACGGTGCTATCTATACCCCCACTGGCGCGCAGAGTAGCAAAATCGATGGTACCATCGGCATCCGAGCGATATACACTAAAAGGAGCCTGCAGGGTCTTACCACTGGTTCGGTTTCGAACACGCACAGTAACTCGTCCAGGGCCGTCTACCACAAAGGTGTACCACAGGGTGCGGCGGGTAAAGGGTTGTGTCTGGGCATCGTCCTGGTAGACAACGAAGTTGGCAGGCATGGGGTAGGGCACGCTAGTAGGCGTGGTATTCGGGTATCCGCCTATGGCGCATTTCTCGATGTCGGCCCCCCCCCTCGGCAGGAGAATCCCGTAGCTCACCTGGCTGAGCACCCGTAGTGCAGTAGAAGATATCGCTACTGGCCCGCCTACCCGGCACCGTGGGGTGCGCCTCTTCTACGGGATTGGCAGCAGTAGGGTCGTCTACTCGGCCGTAGTACTCCAGCCCATTACGGGGCAATACACCAAAATCGTAGGCCGTAGAAGCATGGTCAAACCGGCTGGTAGCCACCTGATCTACATACACAATGGGCTGGACACTCTGGCCAATATGGCTATCATTCGCAAAAACAACAAAGGTGTAATCCCCTGGCTGGGCACGACAGAGTTCAATTCCATCATGGGTAGAATAGGTTGAGTGAAACCAGGTGTTTGACAGCTGAACGCAGGGCTGGATAGGTGCGGCATTCAGGATAGCGGGGTTGGTACGGGCATTTCCGGCATATACCTGCACGCGATAGGTGTGGAAGACATTCCGGATATTGACGTAAGACTCCCTGTCGAGCGAGAAGGTGTAATAGGCCGTACGATTATAGCCTGAACATCCTGTTATGGGATGACCGCTAAATGGGAGGTCATTCGTACAGTTGAAGAATTCTGGCTGGCACAGGGTGTAGGCCCTGCCCGTAGCAGGTACGGGCTGTACCCCAGGGTCATTCCAAGACAATGGGGTTCCATTATTGGCTACACAGGCTGTGGCAGGCCGGTTGAATCCAGGGCTGTTGGTCAGCCCCGTGCCGATGCCGATAGTCAGATTAACGGCTTCGCCCAAATTTCCGCCCGCGCCACTTGAGTATGTAGGGCTGACAAAGGAGCCACCGCTACCGTACTGAACAACCGTATACCAGCCCGCTGTGGCGGGGAATGGCGCATATACGTTGGTGCTCAGTTGTCCTCCACGGCAGCCCCATTCGCCAATTATGTTATCCGCATAAGGCGTCAGTGTGTTTGCACCGTTGCGGATGTCTCCGGCAAAAAGCCGGAAGTTATAATGACTACTTATTGTAAGAAAAGTGGAACCCGTAAGATAGAATACCCGGTAGATCTGCTTGGTAGCCCCGTCGCAGGGGGTGCGTCCGGCTATGGTGAGCGGGTTATCTATACAGGTCCAGAAATCCGTTTGTGCGTTTACAATTCCGGTTGTTATCGTTCCCAGGTTGTTTGGCGCAGCGGGATTACCGAAAGTGGTGACGGGAGCCGTAAGCGTGAAGGGGTGGGTTGATCTCCTATCCCTACATCATTTGCATCGCCAAATGACACCAAGGTGTATGTGCCAGGCGTAACACATACCCGGATGGGAGTAAGCAGAGCCTGGCAACCCGCCTGATCCACCAGGCCTGTAATGCGCCCCCCCGACTGAGGGAGTGCGGAGGCATCGCCCCGGTATAGCCGATAGGTAAAGCGCTGCCAGTTGCCACTACCAACGGTCAGAATACCGTTCTGATCAATCACTACACGGCGGTAAATGGCCTTTACATTTGGGCCACACAAATCGCCGGCGGGCAGCACATTGTTGTTGCAACCAAAGCGATCGAAAGCGCCGGATATGGTTACATTCTCGGGCAGGGGGTCTCCGCCGTTCACGTTATCAATGGCAGCGGCCGTAGCCAGGTTGAAGGCACTGGTGGCCTGCACCTGCTGGCCAAGTATCGAGAGCTGGACAGCCCGCCCGAGGTGGTTGTAGCAGCTAAAGATATCGGACGAATCGCCCAGTACCTGCACCATGTAGAAGCCCGCTGTTAGGCAGGTAAAGGAGTTTGATCCGGAAAAGGTACCACCCGCTACAGCCGTTACATCTAGCGGGCTGCAGCTGGCCATATAGCCGGTAGCGCTGTAATACAGGCGCACGCGTGGCGACCAGTCGGCAGGCCACCCTGGAACATCGTACAGGACCTGCGCATTCAGTCGTCCATCCCCCCATACGCCCGTATAGGGGTGGTTTCCGGCATAACGACTATCGGTAGCTATGTGTATAACCAGCTCCCATACATTCCCGCTCATCTCCATGGCGCCATAGTAGGCGGCACCAGAGGTAGAACGCTTCTCGTTCGCATTTCGGGCAAAGAGGCCGCAGCCTACCGGTCCCTCGCCCAGGCTATTGCCTGCCGGATCGTACAAACGATGTTCGTTTAGTGAGGGAGTGGTACCGCGATAGTGGCAGTTTGCGTTTGCATTCGAGGCATCGGCCAGCTCGGTTCCGTTTTCGGGCGTGGTGATGCGCAGCAACTGCGAAAGGGTGAATACATCCCGGCCCCAGGCAAATCCGCCCTCGGAAAAGGCCCCTACCCCCTTGCACACCTTTTCATACTCCAGCTCGGTCATGGGGCGCAGCGCCGCCCAGTCCAGATAAGAGAGCAGGTCGGCCTCGTCCATATAGTTATTTGCCCGGTTCGGTTCGGTGGATACATAGCCCTGGGTGCCAATGGTAATGGTATTTCGGTAGGCCGTAAAAGCACTCGCAAAACGCAAGGCTGCCACATTACCCAGTGTATTCAGAAAATCTACGTACTGGCCGGCACTTACCTCATACTTCATGCAGTAGAAGGCATCAAAGCCCTTGGGATAATTGGCAAGAAGGGCCACTTGCCCACCGCTGATGGGCAGGTTCCGGGCAGCCTCTCCGTCAATCCAGGTCCTGTTAATGGATAGATTCAAACCGTCCCTCGCCCTATCCGCGCCCACAATCGTGCTCATATAGAAGCCCTTATAGGTAAGGGGTCCCGCCACATCTCCGGCCCAGTAGGCGGCCTGGGGCACCTGTACCATCTCGATGGCATATACGCGTATTTCGTAGTCTACAGTTTGCTCAAAGGTGGCGCCATCGGTGGCGCCTACTATAGCCAGGGTTACGGTCTCTCCGGTTATGTGGCCAATCCCATCGGTGCTGCGGCGCACCATGGCACCGGTATTATGGTTGCCCGCATTGCCCAGCCGGTCGGTGGTGGTAATGTTTTGGGCAAACGCCAGGCCGGCACTGAGGCTGTGGTCGGCCAGGGTGGTGCTCAGCAGGGCGTGGCTAAAGGTGAGGTCGGCAGCATCGCAGCGGCGGAACTTGACGAATACCCAGGCGGCATCGTGGTTGCCGGGCGCGCCAGACACCATCCAGCTGTTTTGCCAGCTCAGCTGAAACTGCACCCGATTAGCACCCACACGCGTGATATTGGACACCACAATAGAGTTGGCCAGTGCTTGATAGCCAGA comes from the Bacteroidota bacterium genome and includes:
- the porQ gene encoding type IX secretion system protein PorQ; this encodes MNRTRMYKQLLASLWLGSLMLVAAVQAQVGGRAVFDFLRLHTSARQTALGGAYISVQNTDNALALMNPALLNPDMHQKAYASWIDFLGNTNYGTVGYSRHYPQLGTVQLGIRYLGYGSFTEADAFGNRTGSFSAGDVALNAGWGRQVAENLSVGANLKVINSHLYTYSSWGLAMDIGAYYDYKKWDVQIGAVAQNIGRQLNPYVAGSTTEPLPFDLQLGITKRIPHTPMRFTLTGHDLHRPQLVNQDAEGEELDLEGNPVKDKTSTADEVFRHLTFGLEFLLNKNLHLRTGYNHQRRRELQSPENNGLNLNGFSLGLGLRINRFYLDYGFASYHAVGGVHHFQISTLLNTFQRGWQYDPAAYDYNYN
- a CDS encoding pyridoxal phosphate-dependent aminotransferase family protein, with the translated sequence MDVFDKIDRRMQSDLGKYAEIGHGYLSFPKLVGDIGPHMEFRGKQLLNWSLNDYLGLANHPEVRAADTEGARRWGLASPMGARMLTGNTDYHEQLEQELAAFVEKEDGFLLNYGYQGCMSIIPAITDRKDVIVYDQLCHACIIDGMMLSLAKRFVFAHNDMEQLEDRLKKAEAIVKETGGGILVITEGVFGMKGDTGRLDLIAALKSKYSFRLMVDDAHGFGVMGAHGRGTGEYYGVQDKIDILFDTFAKSMALIGAFVAGEKKLINYLRYNLRSQIYAKSLPMPLVWGALKRLELLRSKPELREKLWTITHAIQNGLRQRGFDIGELNTPVTPVYMNGSDVEAMNIVADLRGNHRIFTSAVVYPVVERGVIILRIIPTASHSLEDVERTLAAFEDIRTKLNAGAYVDKVPQLS
- a CDS encoding histone H1 is translated as MSNPYSEIKQMVEELEGDFQKFFEKGNKAAGTRVRKGLMDLRNRAQEIRKEVQDSKNNA
- a CDS encoding PKD domain-containing protein is translated as MGVLPSGVTVGNWASFSCATRSATDPNGCGNRTLWYTFESTFSGRLRINYEINPGNQVYADADNIQVYKAPDCASLDASDRVTTSTLFANSQPWSEGCLSPGRYYVLLTGCGYTIEQVRPRVWLIPQRGDLCTSTDPESEAVNIQLTHVPGLLTSASGSVNIDCHTIGEGFGEDGSNMGCLFGPTNYKSAWFKVAVAATEKVDLRFRLEENTNALPSNIRYRVLYGTCTALSAGPCNSDALTEFTLNCMQTGDYYVQVVVPAAAVGTVNLFAVTAPTTDQDCNPLNPLLPIVNFTIAGGCVNEPVQFSNFSTQGSDIEYEWEFGDPAASTSSDFEPSFTYTAEGTYTIRLTVRNTAFMPNLVATLSIPYDIDLKPTGSISVTSPATGGVENGCEQVIADTPYNFSSNSTNALAWYWDFASGGTSTDENPANIIFVNDGENLVSLTLINGNCTETLDSCFLAGLEPVFQGGPYDGVTSDVLNPCVEPLFYQGGPYDGATVDVFNPCVEPLFYQGGPYDGATADVLNPCVEPLFYQGGPYDGAASWNYAIALANESSPQQSLCAGTPVTLDITVAPAAGATSVSYWWSTGATTPTITVTPATTTQYLGRINFTHPGGCAEQVENTFTVVVLSGPVAAAGADRTFCESPTPTPTTLGSPAMAGYTYSWVPATGLSATNVAQPIATVTTTTTYTLTVTDPSLPGACATSTDQVVVSILPLPVVTPGSDQLVCPGGSATITATVSAGAGYEWFTLNPTTLAVTTTLGTASSYTVGTGVYGVRATNAACQSSIQPIRVNEEDITSLDYRSRDNGNWNALTTWEVKNPTTGVWVPAENLVFACGTIPYPTAQSDSVLVQHTVVYNLLYNTAGAFNTTNNPFGIDQTTISAAGLLRIPVGSNLGVVDKGTYDLVNEGRLEIAGTFTTTGSGLLQNSDNSTVAYTLAGNQTMWNGSYGRLEVTGSGSKAVGGANTEVRTGVQFSNAFIVLGNRNIALRSTATLSGFGPSAGYFVTNQFGSVVKDAVGSTPFFYPVGSSTASYNPLLVDNDGTVDNYSLRVEPNFANDLIFAQDELTAATSVNRTWHLSESVPGGSNLAITTYWVAADENAGFDRASSANGVFNSGTGWARVENLKPALGSGTSADMYSQTSSGQTTVGPISVGSCNIPPLDYRTIADGSWTDVSIWEVWDVATSTWVSASFVNNSCLQVQYPTALSRYVHIRHNVNYNFTIPNGVDQVLVRTGARLTVASGVILRMPHGSADPNSVVSTTLPPDAAQLISNTDIYNLGTLVITGEFAVMNAAKLNNDDNSLVHYNGNAQTMWAGKYGRLQVSSPSASVLSNKALGGANTRVNTDIRFTGAKVVLGNQNITLASAATVTGAGQQTGYLVATENGYCVWEYATGTDVAHSFPLGGDEYSPCEISFASVTGSGTLLGRVREHRHPTLATAINRFWTLERGTVNFAGGYVGTFNYHNVDLPFVPADLSEELDMVKVAGAYSTAYTQPNNWRLSPQSLGVSHDVSNNLGSIGNDAFSDFTFMPDFQTVLPVENLVLAGKWDGRDAQLYWTGDSETNAYGYTLRRSLDGITWTDVAWRSAVGTTSQPVAYQHLDMEVASMTTPHYYYSVQQQDLDGRVTHSNTVLLIRSGGAPADERVRVFPNPALNGQQISLVLQLEADEPVEIVVRDVLGKVLFTKTVAASAGQSLHSLPVGRLAAGSYHVQVVTARRVYTERVIVLDQ
- a CDS encoding formylglycine-generating enzyme family protein, which encodes MKRCFIVFLALASGYQALANSIVVSNITRVGANRVQFQLSWQNSWMVSGAPGNHDAAWVFVKFRRCDAADLTFSHALLSTTLADHSLSAGLAFAQNITTTDRLGNAGNHNTGAMVRRSTDGIGHITGETVTLAIVGATDGATFEQTVDYEIRVYAIEMVQVPQAAYWAGDVAGPLTYKGFYMSTIVGADRARDGLNLSINRTWIDGEAARNLPISGGQVALLANYPKGFDAFYCMKYEVSAGQYVDFLNTLGNVAALRFASAFTAYRNTITIGTQGYVSTEPNRANNYMDEADLLSYLDWAALRPMTELEYEKVCKGVGAFSEGGFAWGRDVFTLSQLLRITTPENGTELADASNANANCHYRGTTPSLNEHRLYDPAGNSLGEGPVGCGLFARNANEKRSTSGAAYYGAMEMSGNVWELVIHIATDSRYAGNHPYTGVWGDGRLNAQVLYDVPGWPADWSPRVRLYYSATGYMASCSPLDVTAVAGGTFSGSNSFTCLTAGFYMVQVLGDSSDIFSCYNHLGRAVQLSILGQQVQATSAFNLATAAAIDNVNGGDPLPENVTISGAFDRFGCNNNVLPAGDLCGPNVKAIYRRVVIDQNGILTVGSGNWQRFTYRLYRGDASALPQSGGRITGLVDQAGCQALLTPIRVCVTPGTYTLVSFGDANDVGIGDQPTPSRLRLPSPLSVIPLRQTTWER